In Esox lucius isolate fEsoLuc1 chromosome 22, fEsoLuc1.pri, whole genome shotgun sequence, the genomic window tgttttcctttaaattgtaAAACCAATACCAATtcgttttattgttattatttttacattactGCCATTAGTCTAACATgtaattaaatattatattttgataGGTTGTCATTTCAAAGACTTTGGTCtaataagtaaaacatttgaagctTCTCTATTCGTCTTTCTCCTGCATAATTCATAATTTCTGCACTTCATCCTCAGTCAGAATCATCTCAGCGAAATGCACAACTTTGCGGTGAGGGAACTACTAAAGCATCTATGTCTTTTTCATTCCTCTGTCTCTAGATACAGGCTATGTTGGTAAACAAAGGCAGTAAAAACATTCTCTCCCCCAAATCTCATTAGCAGGTCGAATTGAATAGCGCCATAAAAATGCTTATACCTATTTTCTATACACAGTTACCATAGAAACGGTCGTTAGCTATTAGCCAgcgacactcacacacattagGGCTGTTGCATTGAATCGAACAGCTCCAAGGAggtcttctctctttctatcctaCCTGTCCTTATCTACCCTGCTCCGCCCCCCCTTCAGTCTGTCACTTCTGTCTCCCATAAGGGACAAGTTGTCTGCATGCAGGTGAAGAAGGGGGTCATTACGGTATGGAGTGCAAACCATTCTTCACTTGCTAATAATATTTACCCAGAATTCAAAATACgcaatatttataaatatttcatgttatttattATATCTAGCTTTTCTATCTTACACTTGAATATTGTAAACAATTGCCTATGCCAATAAAGCTACTGGCAACAGAAAATGCTAATTCAATCAGAGAATTCAAATTAGATATATGAAATTTGCACCTTTTAAGGatcaaataacaaaaaaggaAGACATTAATAATGTACAATCATGTCAGTTACCACAGGGTAATGGAACAGACAATACATTACTCCAAATGTCTGTTGAGAAGAAAATCTGCATTATGAAAGCACTGAGACAGCTGGCTTGGCAGCAGATGATGTCTTGACTTGTAATTATACATACATGAGCCCTGTTTTTCATGCTCTTTTGctgatcatttgttttcttaattgtatatcattttccatttgaatacctatttttgtttttgacatgcattttattttttattgttgcttaAACCTTTAAACCAGTTTGCTTTGGCTCTGAATTGAAAGAGAGACGAGGGGGTCAGAATCTGTGCATGAGATGAGTGTTGGGAATGTGATGTAATACCCAGTAGAATTTGAAGAGTGAATACCCGTTAGTAACTACTGGGAGATCTTAGTGTAtgtgttttgcatgtgtgtgcataactgcacgcgcacacacacacacacacacacacacggtgacTGATACAGTGGTCAGTGTTTATGATGATGATCATGATAGGTTCTTCGTTGACGCATGCTCAAACATAATGACATTGTTCCTCTGGTCtctctatttttctttctctctctctctctccacggTTGGTAGGCTGGAGCGCAGCAGCTGTGTGATGTGTCTGAGTGAGGGGAGCAGGATTGGGAGACTGGTCTGGAGAACGTTTGGTCGGCAACTGCGATCAGACGGTGGTTGAAGGAGACAGCTAGACCAAGAGTGCAACCTTGGAGGCTCACTAACACACCCGGAAGGAGCGAAGGGGTGTGTAAGAGTTGAAAGATGTATTTCTATAATCTGACTGAATACGGGATAAATACGTTTGGTTGATGAATGACTGGTGCTCGGGCACAGTGAGCTTCGCCCCAGCGGGAATCGTTAGGTCGCGAGACAGGTGAGTTTGTTTGTAAAGATTCTCAGTTGCGATCAATCTACACGTTAAGAGGGAATCGAACGTAGGGTAAATCGTTGGGAGGACATTTGCATTTTGTgttgtgattttcattttatttgatggGATTGTTAGTCTTGCTGTGTACAGTGGCACTGCATGTGAGCGGGCACGCGCCTCGTTCCATTCATAACTTCGGTAAGgtcagtgtatgtatgtgtgtgtgtgtgtgtgtgtgtgtttgtgcgtattTTACCCGCTGGCGTCAGGGGTGTCGTGTGAGCGAACACTGAAATAACCTTGACTTGTCACACATTCACCCTCCTCAATGTTCTGGCTCACGCACGCCAATTGCACGTGCGCGTACTCTATCGTGAAACCCGTTATCCAGTATCCAACGAGGCAGATGGCATTTAGTCGTTATAAAATAGTCAGTGATTGCTACCATACTACTCAGACATGACAATTTGCCACAGCTACTTCTTTATATAATGCTTTAGCTCAGTACAGCACACTCCAGGGGCTACCCTCAAATCACATCCACTCAAAATTGTCTGTACCATAACTGTTGATTGAGCATGGTGTGCTTAAGTACAATTTGTGTCAGCTATCTATGCAGCAGCATCCTCTGCATCACAATTGTGAATTACAACCTGCAATGCACTCACCTATAGCAGGCATAGAAGATGGACTCCATTGTCTTACATTAAACAGTTACAACTTGGTTGGAAGACAATGCTATTGTTAGTAGTTaaaagtgtgcgtgtgtgtgtgtgtttctatttctatgggtttgtgtgtgtgtgagcatgcacAGTGAGATCACATCAGCTCTGGCTCTGGCCTTTTAAAACATCAGGTTCTTAAATTGAAACCATAGAATGTTTGGCGAAGTGGTAAAATGTTTCCTGTCTTTAAAAAAGGCTAATTTAGTCATAATGGTTAAGTTTAGAGTTAGGAGATAATGTTAAGTTCAGATTTAGGGTTTGGTTTTCTGagaaatttttattttatggtaATCATTTGTTCTTTCTCTCAAGTACATGTGTGTCACTCATATCCATTCCTCCCACCAGGTGCGTAACCATGGAATCAACTCATCTCCTTGACGGTTCCAAGAAACGTGTGAAGATCCACCCTCACACCATAACCGCCAAGTACGCcccacacacaccgcacacacacacacactttccccaGCCTGGGGATGAGGGCTATGATGACGCTCCCTCCTTCGAGGACTTCGGCTCCTTCCTGGACGAGACCTCGGAGAGGAAACAGCTGACAGGAACTAGGAAGTGGACAGGAAGAGCCAGCTCTCTGTTTGGAGGGAaggacaaaaacaaagacacGCCCCCTAAACCACCCACAGTAGGatcagaggaggaaggagggaagggtccaggaggaggagtgggggagCAGTTGGCGAGTTTTGGCGAGGCGTCAGTCTCGGCATCTCGGCTGACATGGGCTAGTCTGGTTGGGGCGGCATTGGCTCAcggctgtgtgtgtcttctgACCCGTCTGGCTGCCTCACGCTTTCACCTCCCCCCCTTAACTCTCCTCTTGGTTCGCTCCATACTTCAGCTGCTCTATGGGACTGTACCAATGAAACAGGCAGAAACGGCCTTCGGCTCAAAGGGCTATCGGCGCAAACTGCTCCTGTACGGCTTGActcactccttctctctctgctgtGCTTACTCATCGCTGTCCTTCATCTCCCCAAGCCAGGATGAAGCTATGTTGACAGCCTGGCGCATGGCCACCACCGTCCTGTCCGCCACTCTGGCGCTGTTGCTCCTGGACGAGAGGCTGGGTTTGGTCGATCTTGTCACAGTAGCAACAGGTGTGTTAGGGCTGGGTCTGGCGCTAGTTCCGAACCCCACAGGGTTGGTTGGGGACAACAACGGGACTATTTCAGAAATGCCCAGCGCAGTCACACCGGCGCAACAGTCAGCCCAGTTCTGGCGGGAAGCTTTCGGCTGGTCCCTGAGCGTGCTAGCAGGATTGTGGATGGCTCTGGCTCTGGTGATGTACCGCTCCCTTAAGGAACGGGTCAGTATCGGCACTGCCCTGTTCACAGTCAGCTGGACCGGGTGTCTGGGCACTCTAGCTTCCATGATTCTCCTCCAAGAGGGACCGGTGTGGCCAGCCAGTCTTCAGGCTTGGTGCGTCGTTGTGGGGGTGGCCGTGTGCTCAGCCGGGGGGTTCGTCGGGGTGACCCATGGCCTCATCCGACTTCACCCAGCTTTGGTGTCAGCTACACAGGGCCTGGAAGTGCCAGTTGCAATGGTGCTTGAGATTGCCGTGATGCCATTGGTTCCCTCAGTGTGTGAAGTCATAGGGGGTGTGGTGGTCGTGATGAGCGTGGCTTGGCTTGTTATAGTGAAGCTCCTCCCCTCTCGAGGAAGTGGCAGAAAACAGAGGGAGGAGTATGAAGAGATCCTGGATTCACCAattaaataacacacacaaacacaatgtagACCACTCCCCTTctatctttctccatctctccatctctatcttGGTCTAAGGTCAGCGTGTTTAACAGAACTATCAATGCCTGAGGCAAAGGTCTTTATTCACAGGTCCAGAATCAGATTACACCAATACCTATcataagttaaaacattaggaGGTATCACCATAGCTGACTCTGGGTCAGAGGTTAGGGACAACACCTACCCACTCCAGTGCGTGTAGTAGATGGATCTATTTTGTATCGTTGTGGTTAGTGTTGTAATGTGCCAATATCGTGGTGTCCTATTGATTATTGTGATGTCAAATTAAAACTTCACTGGGTAACTCCGGCTCTCTCTCTTAaatcaatcaaacacacacacacacacacatcctgtttACACCAACTGGGTTTTCCACAGTGAAGTATCTCTGAGTAGACTAGCCAGCTGACCATCCGCCAGATCGGCCAATGCCAACTAGAGAGACTCAAAGccaaaaagagggagggaaaagagagagagtagaacgtggtggagaggagggtgAGAGGAGAGTTGGGGACAATGTTGGAACGGAGATGGGGAGAGTAGAAGCTGTGATTAAGAATAAACAACTTGCCCTCCTCTCAAAGTCTGTTCCCTTTCATCTTGTAATATCTGTCAGTTTCCAAACCCACCCACCTAAGCCCAGCCTCCATGCGACTTTATatgggaaacacacacacaactgaccGCCAAACAGGGTAGAGATTCTGGAGGTGGCAGGAAGGCCTGACACTCACTATGTTATAAGCCTGGAAAACCTCTCTAAGTGCACAGTTAGTTAATGGAGTTGAACTTTAGTAGAGGGTTGTCTAATGACAGCCAAAATGTCAACTGAGACAGTAATACCATTTTCCACAGTATCTGTGACCAAATGTCTCGTGTTATTGAAGGTGGGTGTATACCTTCAGACAGGAGGAACCCTTTCCAcaaattaaaaagtatttattcatCACTTGGACATTTAGAGTTACAGTGCATTTATGCCCTTTCATTACACAGAAGAACGCTCAATATATAAGGCAACTTGTTTTTGCTTTACTTATgatgaaatgttattgtgtaTAATCTCTGTTTTAGTTTTGATTTGGTCCCTGATAACGGAGAATATCCAGCAGacatctttgttttattttatcctcttcctccttttcaTCATTCATTCCCTACCGAAGATAGCAGGCTTAGCTGGGCCTGTACTTTCTGCAGTTCCATTGCTATAGCAACCAAAGCCCTCTCTATCTTCCCTCGGTCCGATGATGGAGGTGATGAGGTCACTTCCTGTGGCTTCATGCCCAAACCAATCCAGAGATTTGCCCCTACAGTGCCAGACTTTCTCCCTATTGGTCTACCTGTCCCACTAAGCCCCTCCCCTAAACCCAAACTGTTCTCTCCATATCCTTCCCCCTTTGGCTCTGCTGCTCCAAGTCCCGCCCCTAAAACAGGTACTGCTGTTCCAGTCCTAGGAGGCTGTGTCTCTCCATGGCCAGCTCTTATAGGTCCATACTGTCTCAGCCTCCCCTCCTCCAGTCGTTGTAACCTAGCACTCTGTAAGAGCTGCTGCAGCACGGCCATCACACTACCGAAACCTTCCGCTCCCTCCTGTCTGACCAGATGTAGTGAAGCATTcaacctcctctccctccctatgACTTCCTCCTTCAGCTCCAGCAGGTCTTGTTGGAGCCTGGGGCTCACCTGCTCTGCCTGGCCCCGGCAGACTGCCTCTATGGCTGGCAGGCACTGCTGGCAGACTCCAGGAGCTTCACAGTGTCTCTCTAGGGCTTCCATCAGCATCGTCTGCCTCATGTGGGAGTCCTCCAGAGCCACAAAGAGTTTGTCCCAGCGTGAGCGCTCTGAAGCCTGGCACGAAGACTCAGGGGTGTCtcctggagggagggagaaccaGACGTAGAATACACGCAGCACATACAGACAGTGatacagagagaaaggcagagggggtggggtgtgggcagGTGCAGGTCAAGCAGAGAAGATCAGAGACAAATCAACAAGGGAAGAATCGaaagagtgaaacagagagacgcACCGTCCTGTTGGCTCTGTTCAATCGCGTTGTCGTAGTTGTCTGCGTAGTTAACTTCGTATTCCTCCCGCCTCACGCACACCGACACCCCGACGCAGCAAAGCAGAACACACACCGCACGCCAGAGCCCGTTCACCAGCATACTGCCCAACGCAAAATCTCTGGGTGTAAGAATTTGTGAATGCAAAAATTGCCCCGGTGCTAAATGTTTTCCTAGCAGTCAGTCCTGTGCTGTATTGTCCTTATCTCTTCTCTCCCGAATGTTGAACAGACTGAGCCCATGGCAGCCTGGGCTCCCTGTTATACCCCaggaaagggggaggagagagaggagagcaataTAAAGTGGGGGGAGGCCGTTTGAGTAACGTTTAAGGGGAGGCCGCATGTGTCACCAACCCTCGCTAAACTAACTACATATACTGTGGCCTGACAGAGGGAGTAATGGGGGAGAGCGGGTGAGGAAAGGCtgggggagtgggggtggggtggggtgaaACAGTGTTGTGGAAGGGTGGCTGACACGTACAGGGTGGAGCGGCGACGCTGATGGCACTTTTACAGCG contains:
- the slc35g2a gene encoding solute carrier family 35 member G2a isoform X1, with the translated sequence MNDWCSGTVSFAPAGIVRSRDRCVTMESTHLLDGSKKRVKIHPHTITAKYAPHTPHTHTHFPQPGDEGYDDAPSFEDFGSFLDETSERKQLTGTRKWTGRASSLFGGKDKNKDTPPKPPTVGSEEEGGKGPGGGVGEQLASFGEASVSASRLTWASLVGAALAHGCVCLLTRLAASRFHLPPLTLLLVRSILQLLYGTVPMKQAETAFGSKGYRRKLLLYGLTHSFSLCCAYSSLSFISPSQDEAMLTAWRMATTVLSATLALLLLDERLGLVDLVTVATGVLGLGLALVPNPTGLVGDNNGTISEMPSAVTPAQQSAQFWREAFGWSLSVLAGLWMALALVMYRSLKERVSIGTALFTVSWTGCLGTLASMILLQEGPVWPASLQAWCVVVGVAVCSAGGFVGVTHGLIRLHPALVSATQGLEVPVAMVLEIAVMPLVPSVCEVIGGVVVVMSVAWLVIVKLLPSRGSGRKQREEYEEILDSPIK
- the slc35g2a gene encoding solute carrier family 35 member G2a isoform X2 is translated as MESTHLLDGSKKRVKIHPHTITAKYAPHTPHTHTHFPQPGDEGYDDAPSFEDFGSFLDETSERKQLTGTRKWTGRASSLFGGKDKNKDTPPKPPTVGSEEEGGKGPGGGVGEQLASFGEASVSASRLTWASLVGAALAHGCVCLLTRLAASRFHLPPLTLLLVRSILQLLYGTVPMKQAETAFGSKGYRRKLLLYGLTHSFSLCCAYSSLSFISPSQDEAMLTAWRMATTVLSATLALLLLDERLGLVDLVTVATGVLGLGLALVPNPTGLVGDNNGTISEMPSAVTPAQQSAQFWREAFGWSLSVLAGLWMALALVMYRSLKERVSIGTALFTVSWTGCLGTLASMILLQEGPVWPASLQAWCVVVGVAVCSAGGFVGVTHGLIRLHPALVSATQGLEVPVAMVLEIAVMPLVPSVCEVIGGVVVVMSVAWLVIVKLLPSRGSGRKQREEYEEILDSPIK
- the LOC105019801 gene encoding uncharacterized protein LOC105019801; translated protein: MLVNGLWRAVCVLLCCVGVSVCVRREEYEVNYADNYDNAIEQSQQDGDTPESSCQASERSRWDKLFVALEDSHMRQTMLMEALERHCEAPGVCQQCLPAIEAVCRGQAEQVSPRLQQDLLELKEEVIGRERRLNASLHLVRQEGAEGFGSVMAVLQQLLQSARLQRLEEGRLRQYGPIRAGHGETQPPRTGTAVPVLGAGLGAAEPKGEGYGENSLGLGEGLSGTGRPIGRKSGTVGANLWIGLGMKPQEVTSSPPSSDRGKIERALVAIAMELQKVQAQLSLLSSVGNE